A stretch of the Amycolatopsis sp. BJA-103 genome encodes the following:
- a CDS encoding LLM class F420-dependent oxidoreductase yields the protein MTSAANRKIRIGVQLQPQHAEYKAIRRAASEAEDLGVDIVFNWDHFYPLYGEPEGLHYECWTMLGAWAESTSRVEIGALVTCNSYRNPELLADMARTVDNISDGRLILGVGSGWFEKDYDEYGYEFGTAGGRLDNLAEALPRIESRLGKLNPQPVRKIPVLIGGGGEKKTLRLVAKHADIWHGFGDPEVVERKVRILDQHCADVGRDPKEIERSVAVEGEPEELGPKLLEQGVSLFTVATGGPDFNLDKLRSWIAWRDKQG from the coding sequence ATGACCTCTGCTGCGAACAGGAAGATCCGGATCGGCGTGCAGCTGCAGCCGCAGCACGCCGAGTACAAGGCGATCCGCCGGGCGGCTTCGGAAGCCGAAGACCTCGGTGTGGACATCGTGTTCAACTGGGACCACTTCTATCCGCTGTACGGCGAGCCCGAGGGCCTGCACTACGAGTGCTGGACCATGCTGGGCGCCTGGGCGGAGTCCACGTCACGGGTCGAGATCGGCGCGCTGGTGACGTGCAACAGCTACCGCAACCCCGAACTGCTGGCCGACATGGCCCGCACCGTCGACAACATCTCCGACGGGCGGCTGATCCTCGGCGTCGGCTCCGGCTGGTTCGAGAAGGACTACGACGAGTACGGCTACGAGTTCGGCACCGCGGGCGGGCGGCTCGACAACCTCGCCGAGGCGCTCCCCCGGATCGAGAGCAGGCTCGGGAAGCTGAACCCGCAGCCGGTCCGCAAGATCCCGGTGCTGATCGGCGGCGGCGGCGAGAAGAAGACGCTGCGCCTGGTCGCGAAGCACGCCGACATCTGGCACGGCTTCGGCGACCCGGAGGTCGTCGAGCGCAAGGTCAGGATCCTCGACCAGCACTGCGCCGACGTCGGCCGGGACCCGAAGGAGATCGAGCGTTCGGTCGCCGTCGAGGGCGAGCCCGAGGAACTGGGCCCGAAGCTGCTGGAGCAGGGCGTCTCGCTGTTCACCGTGGCCACCGGCGGACCGGACTTCAACCTCGACAAGCTCCGGTCTTGGATCGCTTGGCGCGACAAGCAGGGCTGA
- a CDS encoding phytoene/squalene synthase family protein, translated as MNELDAAGITGPALRAAYTECRRINAHYGRTFFLATRLLPSRTRPFAHALYGFARMADELVDNPAPGTDPAVALDEVAVLVARVFDGATPGDPVLAALADTVRRHDLDRELFDAFLRSMAMDLKITEYATYADLKEYVHGSAEVIGLQMLPVFGTVVPVAEAAAGAAALGEAFQLTNFLRDVGEDLDRGRLYLPTEELAAFGVDRELLAWSRARGLPDRRVRRALAVTVARNRAVYRRAEAGIPLLREESRDCVRTALVLYEGILDEIVALGYDVLNTRAVVPRRRRAAVALPRLLASAWSNSRLKVRS; from the coding sequence ATGAACGAACTCGACGCCGCGGGCATCACCGGACCGGCGTTGCGGGCGGCGTACACCGAATGCCGCCGCATCAACGCGCACTACGGCCGCACGTTCTTTCTCGCGACCCGGCTGCTGCCGTCGCGGACGCGGCCGTTCGCGCACGCGCTGTACGGCTTCGCGCGGATGGCCGACGAGCTGGTCGACAACCCCGCGCCCGGCACCGATCCCGCCGTCGCGCTGGACGAGGTCGCCGTCCTGGTCGCACGGGTCTTCGACGGCGCCACGCCCGGCGATCCGGTGCTGGCCGCGCTCGCCGACACCGTGCGGCGCCACGATCTGGACCGCGAACTGTTCGACGCCTTCCTGCGGTCGATGGCGATGGACCTCAAGATCACCGAGTACGCGACCTACGCCGATCTCAAGGAGTACGTCCACGGTTCGGCCGAGGTGATCGGCCTGCAGATGCTGCCGGTCTTCGGCACCGTCGTCCCGGTCGCGGAGGCGGCCGCCGGCGCGGCCGCGCTGGGCGAGGCGTTCCAGCTGACCAACTTCCTGCGTGACGTCGGCGAGGACCTCGACCGGGGGAGGCTGTACCTGCCCACCGAGGAACTGGCCGCGTTCGGCGTCGACCGCGAACTGCTCGCATGGTCCCGCGCCCGCGGGCTGCCGGACCGGCGGGTGCGGCGCGCGCTCGCCGTGACGGTGGCGCGCAACCGGGCGGTGTACCGCCGCGCCGAAGCGGGAATCCCGTTGCTGCGCGAGGAATCCCGGGACTGCGTGCGGACGGCGCTCGTACTCTACGAAGGCATTCTCGACGAAATCGTGGCCCTCGGTTACGACGTGCTGAACACACGCGCCGTCGTGCCCCGCCGTCGTCGCGCGGCCGTCGCCCTGCCGAGGTTACTGGCGAGCGCGTGGAGCAACTCCAGGCTTAAGGTGCGATCATGA
- a CDS encoding CGNR zinc finger domain-containing protein → MDGHWDGYDSIGGSVPLDLVNTVSWRRDPARRDDRLSDPARLSEWVVLVGAGTERLEISEAVFDTVKSFRETLYRVLVSDPPDVTALRKTLVAAYRHAELAPSLPLRWTVPLTGDAALPHFLALSAEELLRSGELARIRECEGPGCGWIFTDQTRNRSRRWCSSSDCGNRARAKRHYDKEARDKGRG, encoded by the coding sequence GTGGACGGCCACTGGGACGGGTACGACAGCATCGGCGGGAGCGTGCCGTTGGACCTGGTCAACACCGTTTCCTGGCGGCGCGATCCGGCCAGGCGGGACGATCGGCTTTCGGATCCCGCGCGGCTGTCCGAGTGGGTCGTCCTGGTCGGCGCGGGCACCGAACGACTGGAGATCTCCGAGGCCGTCTTCGACACGGTGAAGTCGTTCCGCGAGACGCTCTACCGGGTGCTCGTTTCGGACCCTCCGGACGTCACGGCGTTGCGGAAGACCCTGGTCGCGGCGTACCGGCACGCCGAACTCGCGCCGTCCTTGCCGCTGCGGTGGACGGTGCCGTTGACCGGCGACGCCGCGCTGCCGCACTTCCTCGCGCTCTCGGCCGAGGAGCTGCTGCGGTCCGGCGAACTCGCGCGGATCCGGGAGTGCGAGGGGCCGGGGTGCGGCTGGATCTTCACCGACCAGACCCGCAACCGGTCGCGACGATGGTGCAGTTCGTCGGACTGCGGGAACCGGGCGCGCGCGAAGCGGCATTACGACAAGGAAGCGCGCGACAAAGGCCGCGGTTGA
- a CDS encoding TetR/AcrR family transcriptional regulator, with protein sequence MDVERSLDLLWRDRGDARQPTRGRKPKLTLDQVISTAIALADGAGEATVSMSQIAKELDVGTMTLYTYVPGKTELLDLMVDSVFAGRDLPGPGEPRPDGWREQVRLYAERTLTVFRAHPWLRSTSMVRPVLGPGLMAGQEYLIAAVSDIGLPPRKAAAAANSIEIYVQANAALSAETAQVEQETGQSTDAWWGQRSVFWEKYFDVERHPAMTRMWESGGYDAETCDAADESFTFGLERMLDGIEALVNPRV encoded by the coding sequence ATGGACGTCGAGCGCAGCCTCGATCTGTTGTGGCGTGACCGCGGCGACGCCCGGCAGCCGACCAGGGGTCGGAAGCCGAAACTGACCCTCGACCAGGTGATCTCCACCGCCATCGCGCTCGCCGACGGCGCGGGCGAGGCGACCGTGTCGATGAGCCAGATCGCCAAGGAACTCGACGTCGGCACGATGACGCTCTACACCTACGTCCCCGGCAAGACCGAACTGCTCGACCTCATGGTGGACTCGGTGTTCGCCGGACGGGACCTCCCCGGCCCCGGCGAGCCCCGGCCGGACGGCTGGCGTGAGCAGGTGCGGCTCTACGCGGAGCGCACCCTGACCGTGTTCCGGGCGCATCCGTGGCTGCGCTCGACGTCGATGGTGCGGCCGGTGCTCGGACCCGGGCTGATGGCGGGTCAGGAGTACCTGATCGCGGCGGTGTCGGACATCGGGCTGCCGCCGCGCAAGGCCGCGGCCGCGGCGAACAGCATCGAGATCTACGTCCAGGCGAACGCGGCGCTATCGGCCGAGACAGCGCAGGTCGAGCAGGAGACCGGGCAGTCGACCGACGCCTGGTGGGGGCAGCGGTCGGTGTTCTGGGAGAAGTACTTCGACGTCGAGCGGCATCCGGCGATGACGCGGATGTGGGAAAGCGGCGGGTACGACGCCGAGACCTGCGATGCCGCCGACGAAAGCTTCACGTTCGGCCTGGAGCGCATGCTGGACGGCATCGAAGCCCTGGTCAACCCTCGCGTTTAG
- a CDS encoding MFS transporter produces the protein MRGRYRLAVYLVGATVARTGDELSGPALLLLGLGVDGSAATGSALLAGLTISAAAGGPLLGALLDRSARPGRLLAWALLAYAGGLGAVLALVEVPAAIAVAVAAGLLNPALAGGWTAQLPHVRGTTPLARASTLDAMTFTAASLAGPGLAGLVAAYAGAPAAVAVAITLVAVAFPAAWSLPAVEAKPAKPIRRRLADGFAVLFRNRALLRATATSTVSFAGIGTAVVCYPLLGAQRLENPGFGALLLTVLAAASLVANAVLARRPPPPDRTVLATTGLLGASFLLAAAGHDVVTLLAAAVLAGLAEGPQLSALFAIRHREAPPEVRAQVFTTAASVKITGLAVGAAAAGPLSALSVTAALGFAAGCQLLAAATYVLVRTPRTPSPARAA, from the coding sequence ATGAGAGGCCGTTACAGACTCGCCGTCTATCTCGTCGGCGCGACGGTCGCCAGGACCGGCGACGAACTCTCCGGGCCGGCGTTGCTCCTGCTCGGCCTCGGTGTCGACGGCTCGGCGGCGACCGGATCCGCCCTGCTCGCGGGCCTGACGATTTCCGCGGCGGCGGGCGGGCCGCTGCTCGGCGCGCTGCTCGACCGCAGCGCCCGTCCGGGGCGGCTGCTGGCGTGGGCGCTGCTCGCCTACGCGGGCGGGCTCGGCGCGGTGCTCGCGCTCGTCGAAGTCCCCGCGGCGATCGCGGTGGCCGTCGCGGCCGGGCTGCTCAATCCGGCGCTGGCCGGGGGCTGGACGGCGCAACTTCCCCACGTCCGCGGCACGACACCACTGGCCAGGGCCAGCACGCTCGACGCGATGACGTTCACCGCCGCGAGCCTCGCCGGGCCGGGGCTCGCCGGGCTCGTCGCCGCTTACGCCGGCGCCCCGGCAGCCGTGGCCGTCGCGATCACGCTGGTCGCGGTGGCCTTCCCCGCGGCCTGGTCGCTTCCCGCCGTCGAGGCGAAGCCCGCGAAACCGATCCGGCGACGGCTCGCCGACGGGTTCGCGGTCCTCTTCCGGAACCGCGCGCTGCTCCGGGCCACCGCGACGTCGACGGTGTCCTTCGCCGGAATCGGGACCGCCGTCGTCTGCTATCCGCTGCTCGGCGCCCAACGGCTGGAAAACCCGGGGTTCGGCGCGCTCCTGCTCACCGTGCTGGCCGCCGCGTCACTGGTCGCGAACGCCGTGCTGGCCCGCAGGCCGCCGCCACCGGACCGCACCGTGCTCGCCACCACCGGTTTGCTGGGCGCGAGCTTCCTGCTCGCGGCGGCGGGCCACGACGTGGTGACCCTGCTGGCCGCGGCCGTCCTCGCCGGACTCGCCGAAGGACCGCAACTTTCGGCGCTTTTCGCCATCCGGCATCGCGAGGCGCCCCCGGAGGTGCGGGCTCAGGTTTTCACGACGGCGGCGAGCGTGAAGATCACCGGACTCGCAGTGGGCGCCGCGGCCGCGGGACCGTTGAGCGCACTCTCCGTAACCGCCGCGCTGGGCTTCGCGGCGGGCTGTCAGCTGCTCGCCGCCGCGACGTATGTCCTGGTCAGAACGCCTAGAACGCCATCGCCTGCGCGCGCCGCTTGA
- a CDS encoding polyprenyl synthetase family protein — MDTSAYDADLPAHVERALAGFLERAGAEIRRTEPTVGAGIDALAGFVLGGGKRLRPTFAWWGWRGAGGDPAGPDVEGVLQAVASLELIQACALIHDDLIDSSDSRRGSPTVHIAGAKLHADSGWMGSPSTFGLATAVLVGDLALAWADDMFGEAPLPPAALAAARPAWRAMRTEVLAGQYLDVRTQATGDASPEAALHICKLKTAAYTVMRPLHLGAALGGADDALIATLREFGDEVGVAFQLRDDLLGVFGDPSVTGKPAGDDLREGKRTLLVALGLQRAAEQGKDAAARVISDAIGDAHLSEDAVETVREALQDVGAVDAVERRIDELTESAMAALDRAHLAEPAPAALTGLVVKATQRTY; from the coding sequence ATGGACACGTCCGCCTACGACGCCGATCTGCCCGCCCACGTCGAGCGGGCACTGGCCGGGTTCCTCGAGCGCGCCGGTGCCGAAATCCGCCGCACCGAACCGACCGTCGGGGCCGGGATCGACGCGCTGGCCGGATTCGTGCTGGGCGGCGGCAAACGCCTGCGCCCGACGTTCGCCTGGTGGGGCTGGCGCGGCGCGGGCGGCGATCCGGCGGGGCCGGACGTCGAAGGCGTGCTGCAGGCTGTCGCGAGCCTGGAGCTGATCCAGGCGTGCGCGCTGATCCACGACGACCTCATCGACTCCTCCGATTCGCGCCGCGGTTCGCCGACGGTGCACATCGCGGGCGCGAAACTGCACGCCGACAGCGGCTGGATGGGTTCGCCGAGCACGTTCGGGCTCGCGACCGCCGTCCTGGTCGGCGACCTCGCGCTGGCCTGGGCCGACGACATGTTCGGCGAGGCCCCGCTTCCGCCCGCCGCGCTGGCCGCCGCGCGGCCCGCGTGGCGCGCGATGCGCACCGAGGTGCTCGCCGGGCAGTACCTCGACGTCCGCACGCAGGCCACCGGGGACGCCTCCCCCGAGGCCGCGCTGCACATCTGCAAGCTCAAGACGGCCGCGTACACCGTCATGCGCCCGCTTCACCTCGGTGCCGCGCTCGGCGGCGCCGACGACGCCCTGATCGCGACGCTGCGCGAGTTCGGCGACGAGGTCGGCGTGGCGTTCCAGTTGCGCGACGACCTCCTCGGCGTCTTCGGCGACCCGTCGGTCACCGGGAAGCCCGCGGGCGACGACCTGCGTGAGGGCAAGCGGACGCTGCTGGTCGCGCTGGGTCTCCAGCGCGCGGCCGAGCAGGGCAAGGACGCCGCGGCGCGGGTCATCTCCGACGCCATCGGCGACGCGCACCTGTCCGAAGACGCCGTCGAGACCGTGCGCGAGGCACTGCAGGACGTCGGCGCGGTCGACGCGGTGGAACGCCGTATCGACGAGCTCACCGAGTCCGCGATGGCGGCGCTGGACCGCGCCCACCTGGCCGAGCCCGCTCCCGCCGCGCTGACCGGGCTGGTCGTCAAGGCGACCCAGCGGACGTACTGA
- the pknB gene encoding Stk1 family PASTA domain-containing Ser/Thr kinase, with the protein MTRTDPTLVGTLLEGRYRVDKLLARGGMSSVYRGVDTRLDRQVAIKIMDPRFADDRSFVERFEREARSAARLHHPHVVAVHDQGFDTPGGEESGRAFLVMELVDGGTLRELLAERGPLDIALALSITEPVLSALAAAHAAGLVHRDVKPENVLIGRGGTALSGGVVKVGDFGLVRAIASAGTTSSSVILGTVAYVSPEQVATGETTSSGDVYSAGILLYEMLTGRAPYTGDTAISVAYRHVNDDVPRPSELRPDLPPMLDELILRATRRDPAQRPADAAAFLAELNHLRTALGVPPVPVPVPLPADSDRETDAERTTPGIPAVPAMNPAMATTVLTPVAEATMPVTGPRGTQALHREPQFPAAQPPRTPPPRPKPPADDDEPQSRKRLYLMIAAAVVILGGLIGAFAFILNDSGPTSSSVPKLAGMNQAAAGDALRSAKLTPAYTEEYSDTAAQHTVIRSDPGAGTSLAPGATVNVVLSKGRPIVPDIQAGTSQQDAETAIKAAQLTPVPGEQEYSDVAKGKVIRVDPSAGSQLNIGGQVTLILSKGPEPLPPVPDVTGQAKDAAFQILQQAGFQPFQAGEEFSDQLAAGQVTRTDPKGGGKASNRRIGVFVSNAVEVPNVTFKRMEEAVQILRQAGLDADREGRGNGNGHGGGNGGFDFVLQQDPQPGTKVPKGTKVRLRGFG; encoded by the coding sequence GTGACACGCACGGATCCCACTCTGGTGGGCACTCTGCTCGAGGGCCGCTACCGGGTGGACAAGCTGCTCGCACGCGGTGGGATGTCGTCGGTGTACCGCGGCGTCGACACCCGCTTGGACCGCCAGGTCGCCATCAAGATCATGGACCCGCGGTTCGCCGACGACCGGTCCTTCGTCGAGCGCTTCGAACGGGAAGCCCGTTCGGCGGCCCGGCTGCACCATCCCCACGTGGTCGCGGTGCACGACCAGGGCTTCGACACCCCCGGCGGGGAGGAGTCCGGCCGCGCGTTCCTGGTGATGGAACTCGTCGACGGCGGGACCCTGCGCGAACTGCTGGCCGAACGCGGCCCACTGGACATCGCGCTCGCGCTGAGCATCACCGAACCGGTGCTGTCCGCGCTGGCCGCGGCGCACGCCGCCGGACTGGTGCACCGCGACGTCAAACCGGAGAACGTGCTCATCGGCCGCGGCGGCACGGCGCTTTCGGGCGGCGTGGTCAAGGTGGGCGACTTCGGCCTGGTCCGCGCGATCGCGAGCGCGGGCACCACGAGTTCGAGCGTCATCCTCGGCACCGTCGCCTACGTCTCGCCCGAGCAGGTCGCCACCGGCGAGACCACCTCGAGCGGCGACGTCTACTCGGCCGGGATCCTGCTGTACGAGATGCTCACCGGGCGCGCGCCGTACACCGGCGACACCGCGATCTCGGTGGCGTACCGGCACGTCAACGACGACGTCCCGCGCCCGAGCGAACTGCGCCCGGACCTCCCGCCGATGCTGGACGAGCTGATCCTGCGCGCCACCCGGCGCGACCCCGCGCAGCGCCCGGCCGACGCCGCGGCGTTCCTCGCCGAGCTGAACCACCTGCGCACCGCCCTCGGTGTCCCGCCGGTCCCGGTCCCCGTGCCGCTGCCCGCGGACTCCGACCGGGAGACCGACGCCGAGCGCACCACCCCCGGCATCCCCGCCGTCCCCGCGATGAACCCCGCCATGGCGACGACGGTGCTGACCCCGGTCGCCGAGGCGACCATGCCGGTCACCGGTCCGCGCGGAACGCAGGCGCTGCACCGGGAGCCGCAGTTCCCCGCCGCCCAGCCGCCCCGGACGCCTCCCCCGCGTCCCAAACCGCCCGCGGACGACGACGAACCGCAGTCGCGCAAACGCCTCTACCTCATGATCGCTGCCGCGGTGGTGATCCTCGGCGGCCTGATCGGCGCCTTCGCCTTCATCCTCAACGACTCCGGCCCGACCTCGTCGTCGGTGCCGAAGCTGGCCGGGATGAACCAGGCCGCCGCCGGTGACGCGCTCAGGTCGGCGAAGCTGACCCCGGCCTACACCGAGGAGTACAGCGACACCGCCGCGCAGCACACGGTGATCCGGTCCGATCCGGGAGCGGGCACGTCGCTCGCGCCGGGCGCCACGGTCAACGTCGTGCTGTCCAAGGGCCGCCCGATCGTGCCGGACATCCAGGCCGGGACGAGCCAGCAGGACGCGGAGACGGCGATCAAGGCCGCGCAGCTGACCCCGGTGCCGGGCGAGCAGGAGTACAGCGACGTCGCCAAGGGCAAGGTGATCCGCGTCGACCCGAGCGCCGGTTCCCAGCTGAACATCGGCGGGCAGGTCACGCTCATCCTGTCGAAGGGCCCCGAACCGCTGCCGCCGGTCCCGGACGTCACGGGCCAGGCCAAGGACGCCGCCTTCCAGATCCTGCAGCAGGCCGGCTTCCAGCCGTTCCAGGCGGGCGAGGAGTTCTCCGACCAGCTCGCCGCCGGCCAGGTGACCCGCACCGACCCCAAGGGCGGCGGCAAGGCGAGCAACCGCCGGATCGGCGTGTTCGTTTCGAACGCCGTCGAAGTACCCAACGTGACCTTCAAGCGGATGGAGGAGGCGGTCCAGATCCTGCGCCAGGCGGGGCTGGACGCCGACCGTGAGGGTCGAGGAAACGGCAACGGTCACGGCGGCGGAAACGGTGGTTTCGACTTCGTCCTGCAGCAGGATCCGCAGCCGGGCACCAAGGTGCCGAAGGGGACGAAAGTGCGGCTCAGGGGCTTCGGGTGA
- a CDS encoding NAD(P)H-binding protein, protein MTILVTGATGSVGRLLVDELVKAGAPVRALTVNPVKAALPEQVEVAKGYLGKPETLPEALKGIDTVYLAPLADTVDDFVKLAKEAGVRRVVALSGSNADDPSEGSSGVAYAIVEKAVREGGFDWTFLRPGAFMNNTLGWAETIKAERVVREAYAEARMTPIDLGDIAAVAAHVILTEGHDGKKHTLSGPTAISQREQVAAISAALGEEVVFQELTRDEANKQWAAAGIPVEIAEWLLDGFAYFTENPDTPTGVVQELTGRPGVSYAEWAVANVEAFR, encoded by the coding sequence GTGACGATCCTGGTGACCGGTGCGACCGGAAGCGTCGGCAGGCTGCTGGTCGACGAGCTGGTGAAGGCCGGGGCGCCGGTACGGGCGCTGACCGTCAACCCGGTGAAGGCGGCGCTGCCGGAACAGGTGGAGGTCGCCAAGGGCTACCTGGGCAAGCCGGAGACACTGCCCGAGGCCTTGAAGGGCATCGACACCGTGTACCTGGCGCCGCTGGCGGACACGGTGGACGACTTCGTGAAGCTGGCGAAGGAGGCCGGGGTGCGCCGGGTGGTGGCTCTGTCGGGCAGCAACGCCGACGACCCGTCGGAGGGCTCGAGTGGTGTGGCCTACGCGATCGTCGAGAAGGCCGTCCGGGAGGGAGGGTTCGACTGGACGTTCCTGCGGCCGGGCGCGTTCATGAACAACACGCTCGGCTGGGCGGAGACGATCAAGGCCGAGCGAGTGGTCCGCGAGGCCTACGCCGAAGCGCGGATGACGCCGATCGACCTCGGGGACATCGCCGCCGTCGCGGCGCACGTCATCCTGACCGAGGGACACGACGGCAAGAAGCACACGCTGAGCGGGCCGACGGCGATCAGCCAGCGCGAACAGGTCGCCGCCATCTCGGCCGCGCTCGGCGAAGAGGTGGTCTTCCAAGAGCTCACCCGGGACGAGGCGAACAAGCAGTGGGCGGCCGCCGGGATCCCGGTGGAGATCGCGGAGTGGCTGCTCGACGGCTTCGCGTACTTCACCGAGAACCCCGACACGCCCACCGGCGTCGTCCAGGAGCTAACCGGACGGCCCGGTGTCTCCTATGCGGAGTGGGCCGTGGCGAACGTCGAAGCGTTCCGCTGA
- a CDS encoding CGNR zinc finger domain-containing protein, whose product MASTQRDFLPGRSARAAAQRAVDLLEVLLGAPTVSGVQAVLEAHGETSVELGPSDVASLREAALELREVFAARDAAEAADVLNRLLARYAHPPRLTDHSDGFGWHLHVDADDDGPWGAWLVTSSALALAVLLADRQAPPGGLCAASGCGKPFAHLGGGSPRRYCSTRCATRERVAAHRRSRS is encoded by the coding sequence ATGGCTTCGACGCAGCGGGATTTCCTGCCCGGCCGGTCCGCGCGGGCGGCGGCGCAGCGTGCGGTGGATCTGCTGGAGGTCTTGCTCGGGGCGCCTACGGTTTCGGGTGTCCAGGCGGTCCTGGAGGCGCACGGTGAGACTTCCGTCGAGCTGGGACCTTCGGATGTGGCTTCGCTGCGCGAGGCGGCTCTGGAACTGCGTGAGGTCTTCGCGGCGCGGGATGCCGCGGAGGCGGCCGACGTGCTCAATCGCCTGTTGGCCCGCTACGCGCATCCGCCCCGGCTGACCGATCACTCCGACGGCTTCGGCTGGCACCTGCATGTGGACGCCGACGACGACGGCCCGTGGGGCGCGTGGCTGGTGACGTCGTCCGCGCTGGCGCTGGCGGTCCTGCTGGCGGACCGTCAGGCGCCGCCGGGCGGGCTGTGCGCCGCTTCGGGCTGCGGGAAGCCCTTCGCGCACTTGGGTGGGGGGAGTCCGCGGCGGTACTGCTCGACGCGGTGCGCGACCCGGGAGCGGGTCGCGGCTCACCGTCGGTCGCGGTCGTGA
- a CDS encoding Rv2175c family DNA-binding protein, with product MSGIPVADDVLDADVAVLPIPEVATALNVSANKVRQMLRDGHLIAVRRKGDLYVPGAFLVKDGVVKGLAGTITVLADSGFSRTEMLRWLFAEDETLPGATPVNALRTSHGTEVKRRAQAMAF from the coding sequence GTGAGTGGTATTCCCGTCGCCGACGACGTTCTCGATGCAGATGTGGCCGTTCTCCCGATTCCGGAGGTCGCGACCGCGCTGAACGTTTCGGCCAACAAGGTCCGCCAGATGCTGCGCGACGGTCACCTGATCGCCGTCCGGCGCAAGGGCGACCTGTACGTGCCGGGCGCGTTCCTGGTGAAGGACGGCGTGGTCAAGGGCCTGGCGGGCACCATCACCGTGCTCGCGGACTCCGGGTTCAGCCGGACGGAGATGCTGCGCTGGCTCTTCGCCGAAGACGAGACCCTGCCGGGCGCCACCCCGGTCAACGCGCTCCGCACCAGCCACGGCACCGAGGTCAAGCGGCGCGCGCAGGCGATGGCGTTCTAG
- the crtI gene encoding phytoene desaturase family protein encodes MRTVTGPSDHVVVIGGGLAGLSATLHLLGAGRRVTLLEQDKSPGGRAGQADFGGNTVDTGASVLTMPELLDEAFSAVGESLADNLTLTRLDPAYRARFADGSTIAVHTEAAAMEAEIRAAAGPAEAEGYRRLRRWLTELYAVQKDHFIGANFDSPLDLVRPELAKLAALGGFGRLGPKIGGFLRDDRVRRLFSFQALYAGLDPARAIGAYGVISFMDTVGGVYYPSGGMGEIARTMANAAERAGAEVRFGTEAAWLERVSSRVRAVRTRSGERIPCDTVVLATELGTAYRLLGARPRRPLPLRYSPSAVVLHGHAPKSWPDLGHHTIYFGHAWEKTFSEIIREGRLMSDPSLLVTRPTATEPGLAPGGDQVISVLAPAPNLRRGKIDWGRVGPAYRTELLRTLENRGLTGFADDFAVDETITPAGWAERGLTAGTPFSLAHTFAQTGPFRPGNLVRAAENVVLAGCGTTPGVGIPPVVISGRLAAGRVTGR; translated from the coding sequence ATGCGCACCGTCACCGGTCCGAGTGACCACGTGGTGGTGATCGGTGGCGGGCTCGCCGGATTGTCGGCGACGCTGCACCTGCTCGGCGCCGGACGCCGGGTGACCCTGCTGGAGCAGGACAAGAGCCCCGGCGGACGAGCCGGGCAGGCGGATTTCGGCGGCAACACCGTCGACACCGGCGCCAGCGTGCTGACCATGCCGGAGCTGCTCGACGAGGCCTTCTCCGCGGTCGGCGAATCGCTGGCGGACAACCTGACGCTGACCCGGCTCGACCCGGCCTACCGCGCGCGGTTCGCCGACGGCAGCACCATCGCCGTGCACACCGAAGCGGCGGCGATGGAGGCCGAGATCCGTGCGGCCGCCGGTCCGGCCGAAGCCGAGGGCTACCGTCGTCTGCGGCGCTGGCTGACCGAGTTGTACGCGGTCCAGAAGGACCACTTCATCGGTGCGAACTTCGATTCCCCGCTCGATCTCGTCCGCCCGGAGCTGGCGAAACTGGCCGCGCTGGGCGGTTTCGGACGGCTCGGCCCGAAAATCGGCGGCTTCCTGCGCGACGACCGGGTGCGCCGCCTGTTCTCGTTCCAGGCGCTCTACGCGGGACTCGATCCGGCCCGCGCGATCGGCGCGTACGGCGTCATCTCCTTCATGGACACCGTCGGCGGGGTCTACTACCCGTCGGGCGGGATGGGCGAGATCGCCCGGACGATGGCGAACGCGGCCGAACGGGCCGGCGCCGAAGTGCGCTTCGGCACCGAAGCCGCTTGGCTGGAAAGGGTTTCCTCGCGGGTGCGCGCGGTGCGGACCCGCTCGGGCGAGCGGATCCCTTGCGACACCGTGGTTCTCGCGACCGAGCTCGGTACCGCGTACCGGCTGCTCGGCGCCCGCCCTCGTCGCCCGCTGCCGCTGCGGTACTCGCCGTCGGCCGTCGTCCTGCACGGGCACGCGCCGAAGTCGTGGCCGGATTTGGGCCACCACACCATCTACTTCGGTCACGCCTGGGAAAAGACGTTCTCGGAGATCATCCGCGAGGGCAGACTGATGAGCGATCCGTCGCTGCTGGTGACCCGGCCGACCGCGACCGAACCCGGGCTCGCCCCCGGTGGCGACCAGGTGATCTCGGTGCTGGCCCCGGCGCCGAACCTGCGCCGCGGCAAGATCGACTGGGGCCGGGTCGGTCCCGCCTATCGCACGGAACTCCTGCGGACACTGGAAAACCGCGGCCTCACCGGCTTCGCGGACGACTTCGCCGTCGACGAGACGATCACCCCGGCGGGCTGGGCGGAGCGCGGGCTCACCGCGGGCACCCCGTTCTCCCTCGCGCACACTTTCGCCCAGACCGGCCCGTTCCGGCCGGGAAACCTGGTGCGGGCGGCGGAAAACGTCGTGCTGGCGGGCTGCGGGACCACACCGGGCGTCGGCATCCCGCCGGTGGTGATCTCCGGCAGGCTCGCGGCGGGAAGGGTCACCGGCCGATGA